The following are encoded in a window of Acidobacteriota bacterium genomic DNA:
- a CDS encoding esterase family protein, translating into MPLVAYGHFGPPVLMLPTAAADYLEYERFYLIDSVKHWIENGMAKLYSVNSVNRLALLNDQATPPEKIEWLNRYDSYLTEEVLPLIRQDCGGAVKPLVAGISLGAYLAANTFFRHPDLFGGVIAMAGSYDIRSYLDGYYNQSVYFHNPVDYLRELNDEYHLPILRQGGRQIIIFTGQGAFEAPERSRQLSSILDSKGIPHWLDVWGQDVNHDWPWWRKAMPYYFGKLFG; encoded by the coding sequence ATGCCGCTTGTGGCTTATGGGCATTTCGGCCCGCCCGTACTGATGCTGCCCACGGCGGCGGCGGATTATTTGGAATACGAACGCTTTTATCTGATTGACTCGGTCAAACATTGGATCGAAAACGGGATGGCCAAGCTGTATTCGGTCAATAGCGTCAACCGGCTGGCGTTGCTCAATGACCAGGCGACGCCGCCGGAAAAGATTGAATGGTTGAATCGTTATGACAGCTATTTGACCGAAGAAGTCTTGCCGCTGATCCGCCAGGATTGCGGCGGCGCTGTTAAACCGCTGGTGGCGGGCATTAGCCTGGGCGCTTATCTGGCGGCCAATACCTTCTTTCGTCATCCTGATCTGTTCGGCGGCGTCATCGCCATGGCCGGCAGCTATGACATTCGCAGTTATCTGGATGGCTATTACAACCAGAGTGTCTACTTCCACAACCCCGTAGATTACCTGCGCGAGTTGAATGACGAGTATCACTTGCCGATTCTGCGGCAGGGCGGGCGGCAGATCATTATCTTCACGGGACAGGGCGCATTTGAAGCGCCGGAGCGTTCGCGCCAGCTTTCGAGCATTTTAGACAGCAAAGGCATTCCGCATTGGCTGGATGTGTGGGGGCAGGATGTGAACCACGATTGGCCCTGGTGGCGCAAAGCGATGCCGTATTACTTTGGCAAACTGTTCGGATAG
- a CDS encoding tetratricopeptide repeat protein, whose translation MKIKQQLLRQPWAEAKTRLLVAVLQQERVRHLVRWWLRRARTPAEAAQATAQYVSLAQQAGRADEALAELQRTLSLYPTLSAVWLLNGRTLHDLGRYEEAQKSLTEACELDAELSVAWSLQTTVLYQLHRCEEALESGRQALLLNETDDACWNTLGLVLTALDRHEQAVMAFSTAREIKTDLPDAWRNEGQALNALGRHAEALEVLATALQLAPHDLEIPLARARALTALGRPAEAVACYDRYLSGHPFEASVWAERALDLCAAGERERAVASAARAVELAPETGRYWLNYGIVLDDAGSIGEALSSYQRALELSPNILAAWHHLGRLYLREFLAAVKQQDLPLAERHWQAGVRAGRQGQALEWQRLEFDFLQGAVVLGQMEFALKLMLGLEDGNPQLGPLQCAIEVMLSGKNTVLKRLPREMRRQTEQLIERLQPLAA comes from the coding sequence ATGAAGATCAAGCAACAGTTATTGCGCCAACCCTGGGCCGAAGCTAAAACGCGCCTCCTGGTGGCGGTGTTGCAACAGGAACGAGTGCGGCATTTGGTGCGTTGGTGGTTGCGGCGCGCGCGCACGCCAGCGGAGGCTGCGCAGGCGACGGCGCAATATGTGAGCCTGGCGCAACAGGCGGGGCGGGCTGACGAAGCCTTAGCCGAATTGCAGCGGACGCTCTCCCTCTATCCGACCTTGAGCGCGGTCTGGCTGCTCAACGGACGCACGTTGCATGACTTGGGCCGTTACGAAGAAGCGCAGAAGAGCTTGACCGAAGCCTGCGAACTCGACGCGGAGCTCAGCGTCGCCTGGAGCTTGCAAACGACTGTCTTATACCAACTGCATCGTTGCGAAGAGGCGCTCGAGAGCGGGCGGCAGGCCTTGCTGCTGAACGAAACGGATGATGCTTGCTGGAATACGCTCGGACTGGTGCTGACGGCGTTGGACCGCCACGAACAGGCGGTGATGGCCTTCTCGACGGCGCGCGAAATCAAGACGGATCTTCCCGACGCCTGGCGCAATGAAGGACAAGCGCTCAACGCATTGGGAAGGCACGCAGAGGCATTAGAAGTGCTGGCGACCGCCCTGCAACTTGCGCCGCATGACTTGGAAATCCCACTCGCCCGCGCGCGCGCTTTGACGGCGCTGGGGCGGCCCGCCGAAGCCGTCGCGTGTTATGACCGTTATTTATCCGGCCACCCGTTTGAGGCCTCGGTGTGGGCCGAACGCGCCTTGGATTTATGCGCAGCGGGGGAACGTGAAAGAGCTGTCGCCAGCGCCGCCCGTGCCGTCGAACTGGCGCCGGAAACAGGCCGCTACTGGCTGAATTACGGCATCGTACTGGACGACGCCGGCAGTATCGGAGAGGCGCTTTCCAGTTATCAGCGTGCTCTGGAATTGAGTCCGAACATTCTAGCAGCCTGGCATCATTTGGGCCGCCTCTATCTGCGCGAATTTCTAGCCGCCGTCAAACAGCAGGATTTGCCCTTGGCCGAACGCCACTGGCAGGCCGGCGTGCGTGCCGGGCGGCAAGGGCAAGCGCTCGAATGGCAACGGCTGGAATTCGATTTCCTGCAAGGCGCTGTCGTGCTTGGACAGATGGAATTTGCGCTGAAACTGATGCTTGGTTTGGAAGACGGCAACCCGCAGCTTGGCCCGCTGCAATGCGCCATCGAAGTCATGCTTTCCGGCAAGAATACCGTTTTGAAACGGCTGCCACGCGAAATGCGCCGTCAAACCGAACAATTGATCGAACGCCTTCAGCCCCTCGCCGCCTAA
- a CDS encoding hemerythrin domain-containing protein, whose protein sequence is MSRPTHQLRHEHRVIEKVLRALDGICWRLENATPVPVPALRQTLDFLRHYADRLHHAKEEQHLFPLLEQSGIEDEHGALGFLRQEHTTERELLSELELALDEYQAGDPHASARFALAARQFSQHLLHHIQQEDALLFRLAEALLDEPDKEELTWSLLHAQGQVGAHEAQHYEQTAEALEKAWTI, encoded by the coding sequence ATGTCAAGACCGACACACCAACTTCGCCACGAACATCGCGTCATCGAAAAAGTGCTGCGCGCGTTGGATGGAATTTGCTGGCGGCTCGAAAATGCAACGCCTGTGCCGGTGCCTGCACTGAGGCAGACGCTGGATTTTCTGCGCCATTACGCCGACCGTCTTCATCACGCTAAAGAAGAGCAGCATCTCTTTCCGCTGTTGGAACAAAGTGGCATTGAGGATGAACACGGAGCCCTCGGCTTTTTGCGCCAGGAGCATACCACTGAACGCGAGTTGTTGAGCGAGTTGGAATTAGCCTTGGATGAATATCAAGCCGGTGATCCGCACGCTTCAGCGCGTTTTGCGCTGGCCGCGCGGCAGTTCAGCCAACACCTACTGCACCACATCCAACAGGAAGACGCCCTCCTGTTCCGTTTGGCCGAAGCGCTGCTGGATGAGCCAGACAAAGAGGAATTGACTTGGTCGCTGTTGCACGCGCAGGGGCAGGTGGGCGCGCACGAGGCGCAGCATTACGAGCAAACCGCTGAAGCATTGGAAAAGGCCTGGACGATTTAG
- a CDS encoding TIGR00300 family protein: MNYAEIVEAEGHLVDSQILARVMDRVIECGAVYEVIEFRLGRTNDEFSQLKLRVSAPNKETLDKTLLELVELGCYQAKTEDAILKPAPFDKVVPDDFYSTTNHRTFVRSGGAWIEVSQQRMDAVIILKDGANGKTAECRKLREVKAGEQILCGKHGIRIQPEFKERDRLGFAFMANEISSERRAETAVRKIAEIMRQIKAEGGRIIFVAGPVVIHTGGSQAFCEIIRKGYVDALLAGNAIAVHDIEHTLFGTSLGVDLEHGNPIEEGHKNHMRAINTINRYGSIKGAVEAGALRSGVMYELVKHEVPFVLAGSIRDDGPLPDTEMDLLKAQEAYAAQITEAKLVICLSTMLHSIGVGNMTPSWVRMVCVDINPAVVTKLSDRGSAQTVGVVTDVGTFLNLLAQRLWT; the protein is encoded by the coding sequence ATGAATTACGCTGAAATTGTCGAAGCCGAAGGCCACTTGGTGGATTCGCAGATTCTCGCCCGGGTGATGGATCGAGTGATCGAGTGCGGCGCGGTTTATGAAGTGATAGAGTTCCGGCTGGGCCGCACCAACGACGAATTCTCGCAGTTGAAACTGCGGGTCAGTGCGCCGAACAAAGAGACGCTCGATAAAACGCTCCTTGAGTTAGTCGAGTTGGGCTGTTATCAAGCCAAAACCGAAGATGCCATCCTCAAACCCGCGCCCTTCGATAAAGTCGTGCCGGACGATTTCTATTCCACCACCAATCATCGCACCTTTGTGCGCTCCGGCGGCGCCTGGATCGAAGTCAGTCAACAGCGCATGGACGCGGTCATCATCCTCAAGGATGGTGCAAATGGGAAAACCGCTGAATGCCGCAAGCTGCGCGAAGTTAAAGCGGGCGAACAGATTTTGTGCGGCAAGCATGGAATCCGCATCCAGCCCGAATTCAAGGAACGCGACCGGCTGGGCTTCGCATTCATGGCGAATGAAATTTCTTCGGAGCGCCGTGCTGAAACTGCCGTCCGCAAAATCGCCGAGATCATGCGCCAGATCAAAGCCGAAGGCGGCCGGATCATCTTTGTCGCCGGCCCCGTTGTGATTCATACAGGAGGCTCGCAAGCCTTTTGCGAGATTATCCGCAAAGGCTATGTGGACGCGCTGCTCGCCGGCAATGCCATCGCCGTGCACGACATCGAACACACTCTCTTCGGCACCTCACTCGGCGTTGACCTTGAGCACGGCAACCCTATCGAAGAAGGCCACAAAAATCACATGCGCGCCATCAACACGATCAACCGCTACGGTTCAATCAAAGGCGCGGTCGAGGCGGGCGCGCTGCGGTCGGGCGTGATGTACGAACTGGTCAAACACGAGGTGCCTTTCGTGCTGGCCGGTTCGATCCGCGATGACGGCCCGCTGCCGGATACCGAAATGGATTTGCTCAAGGCGCAGGAAGCTTACGCCGCACAAATCACTGAGGCGAAGCTGGTGATTTGCCTGTCCACGATGTTGCATTCGATTGGCGTGGGCAACATGACGCCTTCGTGGGTGCGCATGGTCTGCGTGGATATTAACCCGGCGGTGGTCACCAAACTTTCAGATCGCGGTTCGGCCCAAACCGTGGGCGTAGTGACAGATGTCGGAACGTTTCTAAACTTGCTGGCGCAACGGCTTTGGACGTAA
- a CDS encoding MmcQ/YjbR family DNA-binding protein produces the protein MYLALARRLCLTLPEVEEQEAWGSPTFRVKGKMFAMYLNNHHGDGHIALWLKAPPGVQAMLVEAAPEKFFIPQYQGPFGWIGVHLDRNREDEIASHIRQAYRMVAPKKLQALLA, from the coding sequence GTGTATCTGGCCCTGGCGCGCCGCCTTTGCCTGACGCTGCCCGAAGTGGAAGAGCAAGAAGCCTGGGGTTCGCCCACCTTCCGAGTCAAAGGCAAGATGTTTGCGATGTATCTAAACAATCATCACGGCGATGGACACATTGCACTCTGGCTAAAAGCACCGCCGGGCGTGCAGGCCATGCTGGTCGAAGCCGCGCCGGAGAAGTTTTTTATCCCGCAATATCAAGGGCCGTTCGGCTGGATCGGCGTCCATCTGGATCGCAATCGCGAAGACGAAATCGCCTCCCACATCCGTCAAGCCTATCGCATGGTCGCACCGAAAAAGTTGCAGGCCTTGCTGGCGTGA
- a CDS encoding VWA domain-containing protein: MRFSTIRIFLMLGFALTLLLGNGVNSAAQSAHRQRYPKTKPNEPANEPPQTTLPSQPSTTQSATTQQAGQKPKTEPKKNDGQPNENLPDVPANAEAIKIETELVTVPVIVSDHNDIYVPDLAKEEFTIYEDGVKQEIAFFATDKEPFNVVLMLDTSASTQEKLGLIQKAAKDFTTQLQPQDRIKVMAFDEAIHDLSEFTNDRALLRAAIDRTRPGKGTILYDAMKYALNTLLNLRSSGPAGGRKAIVIFTDGVDSYSDTTRYEDNIAQLEEAGVIVYPIRYDTRRDVEAMLRGQPQNGTPGGMPGGTLPNGKRPPIGTTPPTTPGDDSQSPVPTSRPGGKDPYGLPLPPISIPIPGRYPGGGRYPDDRGRGRYPDERAPGGGRYPDSRNPNDRSGNRYPDEQLPDARYPGPPDPRRNRDDALSTALDGMYRTAALYLNELASVSGGNLYFAEDLNRLTDVFAKIADELRKQYSLGYYPANQARDGRYRKLQVKVRRKNVVVRARPGYRAPK; this comes from the coding sequence ATGCGCTTCAGCACGATTCGAATTTTTCTCATGCTTGGCTTTGCCCTGACGCTGCTCTTGGGCAACGGCGTGAATAGCGCCGCGCAATCGGCGCATCGCCAGCGCTATCCAAAAACCAAACCGAATGAGCCCGCGAATGAGCCACCGCAAACAACACTACCCAGCCAACCCTCAACTACACAGTCAGCAACCACACAGCAGGCCGGTCAAAAGCCCAAGACTGAGCCGAAAAAAAACGACGGCCAACCAAACGAAAATCTGCCGGACGTGCCAGCCAATGCTGAGGCGATCAAGATCGAAACCGAACTCGTCACTGTCCCCGTGATTGTCAGCGACCACAACGACATTTATGTGCCCGATCTGGCCAAAGAGGAGTTCACGATTTATGAAGACGGCGTCAAACAGGAGATCGCCTTCTTCGCCACCGACAAGGAACCTTTCAATGTAGTGCTGATGCTCGACACCAGCGCCAGCACACAAGAAAAGCTCGGGCTGATTCAAAAGGCCGCCAAGGATTTCACCACGCAGTTGCAGCCACAGGATCGCATCAAGGTGATGGCGTTCGACGAAGCCATCCATGACTTGAGCGAATTCACCAACGACCGCGCCCTGTTGCGCGCCGCCATTGACCGCACGCGACCGGGCAAGGGCACCATCCTTTACGACGCCATGAAATATGCGCTCAATACGCTGCTCAATCTCCGTTCATCTGGGCCAGCGGGGGGCCGCAAGGCCATCGTCATTTTCACCGACGGCGTTGACAGTTACAGCGACACGACGCGCTACGAAGACAACATCGCGCAACTGGAAGAAGCGGGCGTTATCGTGTACCCCATCCGTTACGATACGCGCCGCGATGTCGAAGCCATGCTGCGCGGCCAGCCGCAAAACGGCACACCGGGCGGGATGCCGGGCGGCACGCTTCCAAATGGCAAACGCCCGCCCATCGGGACTACGCCGCCCACGACGCCGGGCGATGATTCGCAAAGCCCCGTTCCGACCAGCCGTCCGGGCGGCAAAGACCCTTATGGGCTGCCGCTGCCGCCGATCAGTATTCCCATACCAGGCCGCTACCCCGGCGGCGGTCGCTATCCCGACGACCGCGGGCGGGGACGTTATCCAGATGAGCGCGCTCCCGGTGGCGGGCGTTACCCAGATAGCCGTAACCCAAACGACCGGAGCGGCAATCGTTACCCCGATGAACAGCTTCCTGACGCGCGCTATCCCGGCCCGCCAGACCCCCGACGTAATCGTGACGATGCGCTTTCGACAGCCTTGGACGGGATGTATCGCACGGCGGCGTTGTATTTGAATGAACTGGCCTCAGTCTCTGGCGGCAATCTGTACTTTGCGGAAGACCTCAACCGGTTGACGGATGTCTTTGCCAAGATTGCCGATGAATTGCGCAAACAGTATTCGCTCGGTTATTACCCCGCCAATCAGGCGCGCGATGGGCGCTACCGCAAATTGCAGGTCAAGGTGCGCCGCAAGAACGTGGTGGTGCGGGCGCGGCCCGGCTATCGCGCGCCGAAATAG
- a CDS encoding TonB-dependent receptor, which translates to MHYQKLPSRVRLVLLTMAILLLAAPLSFAQSATGGIRGSVTDPNGAAIPNATITAKNPATGLELKTTSNSEGLYSVPRILPGKFSITVEAQGFKKSEVTDIEVSLGKDTVIDVALQAGAISEVVNVQGGAEAALVEKDTVQISTTFQQKKVADLPINVPGAGLDRIALLSPGVTVGFGNVNGNGLTLSANGQRARSNNFTIDGVDNNDLSIGGPNYFVRNPDVVGEIQIVTNNFSAEYGRNTGAVVNYVSRSGTNAYHGSAGWDHQDNSNFNSLTNIEKRRGDKEPAANLNNIFTYAVGGPVLKNKVFFYTTGYFRRNPQLLDLTTTSLAPTTAGIAALKAAYPNNAAIQYYADYSAFSLPLGNPTPRPDVAQSSITVGTTVVPMAAVRRLVPFNNRQDEYTVRSDANLTDKHRFWGRYFWQKSPNVNAGIGVDGWTYDNPALSKQIGGGWNWTITARLNNEFRFNYSKLFVLFGGGTTGGKGQIPEVEKIDQAFARLTTTFTAANGAAVLGVGPATNLPQGRNVESYQFSDNLAMTRGNHQMKLGADIRKLKNTAPFLPNVNGNFQFDNLTQFAANTPTTLTVALGPSTLKYDEVDQFYYFQDDWRFRPNITFNLGVRYENTGQPINLLNKVTVERESNTANAFWLQSLPLEARTNPKIPVDGNNWAPRLGLVYSPKFTEGILGKLLGSDKTTVRGGFGMAYDATFYNLMLNISTAAPTVFLTTVAGTFAAVPTASPTGDKVRAAAVASGQIAFNKFDPRFLNRTTINPNMRAPYVEQWSFGVQREIGRNVVEVRYVGNHSVGQFQTINQNPFIGNIVNGFSRTYYDPVSASNKTLALAGFPNAIPSSIKPLTAATCFDKPETPYNEGACLGRVYQAAAARERINGAQSTYHGLQTRFDGRFKSDIIYGMSYTYSHAIDNVSEVFQFNTGNSNPVAQNPLNLTSDERGNSGFDVRHSFTANLIWELPFGKGRRFLASSKKWVNLAVGGWQMNGTARVQNGVWFTPIHPTSANNPYEDTTFMNGFIGVAQMRPFNGNPKAALNSVAITDVDACIFYSLCGTQGGQPILRTSSSGYYLMSDLNKRDSAGNRIFTPVTPNDVRFIINGPGAAQKFGTPFGNVGRNTFRGDRIETVDFSVFKTFTITERVNFQYRLEMINALNHPIFGIPNSINVNNLNFFNFQENSGGRRVISMGLRLRF; encoded by the coding sequence ATGCATTACCAGAAATTACCATCACGCGTGCGGCTGGTGTTGCTCACTATGGCAATACTGCTGCTGGCCGCTCCCCTATCTTTTGCGCAATCGGCCACTGGCGGCATTCGTGGTTCAGTCACCGATCCAAACGGTGCGGCGATTCCCAATGCCACGATCACGGCCAAAAATCCCGCTACTGGTCTTGAACTCAAAACCACGTCCAACAGCGAAGGGCTTTATAGCGTGCCGCGCATTTTGCCCGGCAAATTTAGCATTACGGTCGAAGCGCAAGGTTTTAAGAAGTCCGAAGTCACAGACATCGAAGTCTCGCTGGGCAAGGACACCGTGATTGACGTCGCGTTGCAAGCGGGCGCGATCAGCGAAGTAGTCAACGTCCAAGGCGGCGCTGAAGCCGCGCTGGTTGAAAAAGACACGGTGCAGATTTCGACCACCTTCCAGCAAAAGAAGGTCGCTGATTTGCCCATCAACGTGCCAGGCGCGGGGTTGGATCGTATTGCTTTGCTATCGCCGGGCGTCACGGTCGGCTTTGGCAACGTCAATGGCAATGGCCTGACGCTTTCGGCCAATGGTCAGCGCGCGCGTTCCAACAACTTCACGATTGACGGCGTTGATAACAACGACCTTTCGATTGGCGGACCGAACTATTTCGTGCGCAATCCGGATGTGGTCGGCGAGATTCAAATCGTCACTAATAACTTCTCGGCGGAATACGGGCGCAACACGGGCGCGGTGGTGAATTATGTCAGCCGTTCTGGTACCAATGCCTATCACGGTTCAGCCGGTTGGGATCATCAAGACAACTCCAATTTCAATTCGCTGACCAACATCGAGAAGCGCCGCGGCGACAAAGAGCCGGCAGCGAATTTGAACAACATCTTTACCTATGCGGTTGGCGGGCCAGTGTTGAAGAACAAGGTCTTCTTCTACACAACCGGCTATTTCCGGCGCAATCCGCAACTGTTAGATTTGACCACGACTTCGCTGGCGCCGACGACCGCTGGCATTGCCGCGCTGAAAGCTGCTTACCCGAATAATGCGGCGATCCAATACTATGCCGATTATTCGGCCTTCAGCCTGCCGTTGGGCAATCCGACGCCTCGTCCTGACGTGGCGCAATCATCAATCACAGTCGGCACGACTGTCGTGCCGATGGCGGCGGTGCGCCGCTTGGTGCCGTTTAACAACCGGCAAGATGAATACACGGTGCGCAGCGATGCAAACTTGACGGACAAGCACCGTTTCTGGGGCCGTTATTTCTGGCAGAAATCGCCGAACGTCAACGCTGGCATTGGCGTGGACGGTTGGACGTATGACAACCCGGCGCTCTCAAAACAAATCGGTGGCGGCTGGAACTGGACGATCACAGCGCGGTTGAATAACGAATTTCGCTTCAATTACTCGAAATTGTTCGTGCTCTTCGGTGGCGGCACCACCGGCGGCAAGGGGCAGATTCCCGAAGTCGAAAAGATTGATCAGGCGTTCGCGCGTTTGACGACGACCTTTACGGCGGCGAATGGCGCGGCTGTTCTCGGTGTCGGCCCGGCGACCAATTTGCCGCAAGGCCGCAACGTCGAGTCCTATCAGTTCAGCGACAATCTGGCGATGACGCGCGGCAATCATCAGATGAAACTGGGCGCGGATATTCGCAAGCTCAAGAACACCGCGCCTTTCCTGCCGAATGTCAACGGCAACTTCCAGTTCGACAACTTGACGCAGTTTGCCGCCAACACGCCGACCACGCTGACCGTGGCGCTCGGCCCCTCGACGTTGAAGTACGACGAAGTGGATCAGTTCTATTACTTCCAGGATGACTGGCGGTTCCGTCCGAACATCACCTTCAACCTGGGGGTGCGTTACGAAAACACCGGACAGCCGATCAACCTGCTGAACAAGGTGACGGTCGAACGCGAAAGCAACACTGCCAACGCCTTCTGGTTGCAGAGCCTGCCGCTCGAGGCGCGCACCAATCCGAAAATTCCGGTGGATGGCAACAACTGGGCGCCACGCCTGGGCCTCGTCTATTCGCCAAAATTCACCGAAGGCATTTTGGGCAAACTACTGGGCAGTGACAAAACCACCGTGCGCGGCGGCTTTGGCATGGCTTATGACGCGACCTTCTACAACCTGATGCTCAATATCTCGACTGCCGCGCCGACGGTTTTCCTGACGACAGTGGCGGGAACCTTCGCGGCAGTGCCGACAGCCAGTCCGACGGGCGATAAAGTGCGTGCGGCGGCGGTGGCGAGCGGCCAGATTGCGTTCAATAAATTCGATCCGCGCTTCCTCAATCGCACGACCATCAACCCCAATATGCGCGCGCCGTATGTTGAGCAATGGTCATTCGGCGTCCAGCGCGAGATTGGCCGGAACGTGGTCGAAGTGCGTTACGTCGGTAACCACAGCGTAGGCCAGTTCCAGACGATCAACCAGAATCCGTTCATCGGCAATATCGTCAATGGCTTCTCGCGCACCTACTACGATCCGGTGTCAGCGAGCAACAAGACGCTGGCATTGGCTGGCTTCCCGAATGCGATCCCGTCAAGCATCAAACCGTTGACTGCGGCGACTTGTTTTGACAAACCGGAAACGCCCTACAACGAAGGCGCTTGCCTGGGCCGCGTCTACCAAGCGGCAGCGGCGCGTGAACGCATCAACGGCGCGCAATCCACCTATCATGGCTTGCAAACCCGCTTCGATGGCCGGTTCAAGAGCGACATCATCTATGGCATGAGCTATACCTATTCACATGCGATTGACAATGTCAGCGAAGTCTTCCAGTTCAACACGGGCAACTCCAACCCGGTGGCGCAAAACCCGCTGAATCTGACCAGCGACGAACGCGGCAATTCGGGCTTCGACGTGCGGCATTCGTTCACGGCGAATCTGATTTGGGAACTGCCCTTCGGCAAGGGCCGCCGCTTCCTGGCGAGCAGCAAGAAATGGGTGAACCTGGCCGTGGGCGGTTGGCAGATGAACGGAACTGCGCGCGTGCAGAATGGCGTGTGGTTCACGCCGATTCATCCGACTTCGGCGAATAACCCTTATGAAGACACGACCTTCATGAACGGCTTCATCGGCGTGGCGCAGATGCGTCCGTTCAATGGCAATCCGAAGGCGGCGCTCAATTCCGTGGCGATCACGGATGTGGACGCTTGCATCTTCTACAGCCTATGCGGCACGCAGGGCGGCCAGCCGATTCTGCGCACGAGTTCGTCGGGCTATTATCTGATGTCCGATTTGAATAAACGTGATTCAGCGGGCAATCGTATCTTCACGCCGGTCACGCCGAATGATGTGCGCTTCATCATCAATGGCCCCGGCGCAGCGCAAAAGTTCGGCACGCCCTTTGGCAATGTCGGGCGCAACACTTTCCGGGGCGACCGCATCGAGACGGTGGATTTCAGCGTCTTCAAGACGTTCACCATCACCGAGCGCGTCAATTTCCAATATCGTTTGGAGATGATCAACGCGCTCAATCACCCGATCTTTGGCATTCCGAACAGCATCAACGTGAACAACCTCAACTTCTTCAACTTCCAAGAGAACAGCGGCGGACGCCGGGTGATCTCGATGGGCTTGCGGTTGCGGTTCTAA
- a CDS encoding VWA domain-containing protein, which produces MKRSLGLLALLGGLLTTTLAQQKPAAESDTLRINTALVTLSVGITDKQGQPLTNLKQADFVLYEDGQLQELDFFGAEDQPISFGLLIDRSQSMGDTGKLENAKAVLQAFLRAGNPQNEAFCLAFNETAGVVMDFTSEYARMAKPLSRLWAEGGTAFYDALNAGLEHLQRGKHRRRALIVVTDGGDQHSRLRLDALLKRVQQSNTQIYIIGFFSSLEAAAYQTDDKKIELMGGQFVDNPRLVFKTLAAETGAETFFPKNAAELADTITRIAASLRRQYTLAYYPANQERDDRYRRLEVRVRNVSPPQIKTRQGYRLTEPFDPAAEVGSSTETASTKPAETAVFTLTPREPAETPVPPLYRETFDQPSSQWPQTEKTYVKKGKYYVHGAAVIPLPPFQYKDFELTVNAALAGEVLPPGSIGATELSVMGLSFRVNPHGYYELSLAPFPGRHMGMFTLSKVANGQSTILRRADREPVIGLSNQIKVRCRGPQIELFINGLLVASLKDETHQAGAISLLFNGKAATFDDLTIRRLD; this is translated from the coding sequence ATGAAACGAAGTCTGGGATTACTGGCTTTGCTTGGCGGGTTACTGACCACCACGCTGGCGCAACAGAAACCAGCGGCGGAGTCTGACACGCTGCGCATCAATACGGCCCTCGTGACACTCAGCGTTGGCATCACCGACAAACAGGGACAACCGCTCACCAACTTGAAGCAGGCGGATTTCGTCCTCTATGAAGACGGCCAGTTGCAGGAGCTGGATTTTTTCGGGGCCGAAGATCAGCCCATCAGCTTCGGACTGCTGATTGACCGCAGCCAAAGTATGGGCGACACCGGCAAACTGGAAAATGCCAAAGCTGTCTTGCAGGCCTTTCTGCGCGCGGGCAATCCGCAAAACGAAGCCTTTTGTCTGGCGTTCAATGAAACAGCAGGCGTGGTGATGGACTTCACTTCGGAATATGCCCGGATGGCCAAACCGCTCAGCCGCCTGTGGGCCGAGGGGGGGACGGCGTTTTACGATGCGCTGAACGCCGGGCTGGAACATTTGCAACGCGGCAAACACCGGCGGCGCGCGCTCATTGTCGTGACCGATGGCGGCGATCAGCACAGCCGGTTGCGGCTGGACGCTTTGCTCAAACGCGTTCAGCAAAGCAACACCCAAATTTACATCATCGGTTTTTTCAGCTCGCTCGAAGCAGCCGCCTATCAAACCGACGACAAAAAAATTGAATTGATGGGCGGCCAGTTCGTAGACAACCCGCGCCTCGTGTTCAAAACGCTGGCGGCGGAAACCGGGGCCGAAACCTTCTTTCCGAAAAACGCGGCGGAATTAGCCGACACCATCACGCGCATCGCCGCCAGCTTGCGCCGCCAATACACGCTGGCTTATTACCCCGCCAACCAGGAACGCGATGACCGTTACCGCCGTCTCGAAGTCAGAGTGCGCAACGTCAGCCCGCCACAAATCAAAACACGGCAGGGTTATCGGTTGACCGAACCGTTCGATCCTGCGGCGGAAGTGGGCAGCAGCACCGAAACCGCCAGCACGAAACCCGCAGAAACCGCCGTCTTCACACTCACGCCGCGCGAACCCGCTGAAACGCCCGTGCCGCCGCTCTATCGGGAAACCTTCGATCAACCCAGCAGCCAGTGGCCGCAAACCGAAAAGACCTACGTCAAAAAAGGCAAGTATTACGTACACGGCGCGGCGGTCATCCCGCTACCGCCGTTTCAATACAAAGACTTCGAACTAACCGTCAACGCCGCGCTGGCTGGCGAAGTCCTGCCCCCCGGCAGCATCGGAGCAACTGAACTTTCCGTTATGGGGCTTTCCTTTCGCGTCAATCCGCATGGCTATTACGAACTCAGCCTGGCCCCCTTCCCCGGCAGGCACATGGGCATGTTCACGCTGAGCAAAGTCGCCAACGGCCAGAGCACGATCTTGCGGCGCGCGGACAGAGAACCGGTGATCGGCCTAAGCAATCAAATCAAGGTGCGTTGCCGTGGGCCGCAAATCGAACTGTTCATCAATGGCCTGCTCGTGGCTTCACTCAAAGATGAAACGCATCAGGCGGGCGCCATCAGTTTGCTTTTCAATGGGAAGGCCGCAACGTTTGATGATCTGACGATCCGACGGCTGGACTGA